Part of the Rhodothermus bifroesti genome, GTCGGTGCGAGCAACCACAGTCAAGGAGGTGTCGCCTAGCGGGTTGCCTGCTAGATCATATAAGCTGCGCGCATAGAGGGTGTAGATCCCCGAGGGTGGAATGTCGGTAAAGATCAGCTGCACAACCTGGCCTAAAGGATCACCGCTCCAGCGTTGGGATTCAGGAAAGCCTAGGCGCTCGACGAAAAAGGCATCGTCCGCTAGGCGCGTGGTATCCATAGCTTCAGAGAAGTGGAGCACAAATGCGCGAAGTTGTTGCCGATACAGGGCTGAAAGGATACGGGGTGGGGTGCGGTCGGGGCGTTCGCGTTCGCCAGCCACAAGCAGGTCATCAAAGCCATAGTTTTGGGCCGTAGTGGCTGTATGCTTAACCCATAGGCCAAAAAAGCGGCTATGCCAATAGGTGGCATCTTGGGCTTCGAAAAGCACTTGGCCGTCTAAAGAGACTGTCCAGTGGCCAGTTTCGCTGCGAAGGATACGCAGCGTGTGCTTGCCTTGGGTTTCGGTTAAGAGGGGGTTGCTTCGGCCAAGCAAAATGCGGCGTGTGGCAGGATCGCCGTCTTGGCGATACAGGCGTATTTCGTCGCTATTGTTGGTCCCCAGCTGTACAAAATAGCCTCGGAGGGGTGCGAGTAGATCGGCGGTATCGGACATGAGGTAGATGCGGAATCCATTGAAATTGCTGAAGTTGACATTTTCGTAGTAAAAGGTGAGTTGCCAGACGCCCCAGCAAACCTGAGAGGGGGTGCTTAGAAACAAGGTATCAGCAGCTGAGGGGCCCTGGGTGCGGAGGAAGGGGTTGTTGTTTTGAAAGTCGATGGTCCAGTAAGCGGTTGTACCTTGCCAAGAAGGGTGGTTTAAGAAGTCCCCGTCATCAAAGCTTTCTATGAGCTGTGCGTGGAGGGATAAGGGATAGAGCCCTAAGAGCACACAGAGCGCACGGAGCATTTTTATTCCGTTATTGCAACGCAAAAAACCGCCTCACTTTAATAGAAACGCAACATTAAGCTTTATAAACTAGGGCAGGTTTTATTTGCCGACTCCATGCGGAAGGTACTATTGGCGTCCCATTGCGCTGGGATTGCAGGTACTTAGGTGATCCTGTGTGCTAAAGCAAAGATCGTCGCAATAGAGCTAAGGCGTGCTTAAACAACTCCGAATCGTTTACGCAGAACCCATTCTGCGGTAAGGAGCAGGATTAAAACAGCCAAAAAAGGCCATTGGGTACGGGGGCGCCAATCGGCCAGTTGGATGGTCTCGGTGGGTTGCAGCAGACCTGCTGCGTGCAACTGTTCGGCCAGCGTGGGTAGTGTTTGCAGCGTAAGCATTTGTCCGCCTGTGCGGCGAGCGAGTTGCCGTAGCAAATTGTGGTCGGCCCAGGGCGTTTGAAACTCTACTGTGGATAGGCCTATGGAAAAATGTCCTTGATCTCGGCCTAGCTCACGGTCTGTTCGGGTGGCAATAGCTTGATAAAAGTACAGGCCTTCGGGTAGGGTTAGGGTTTCTAGGCGGTAGCGGCCATTGCCGACGGCCTCCATGCGGAAGGGATAACGGGTACTATCGGCATCCCATACGGTTACGTGCAGCTCGGCATCACTTACAGGCAGCAAGCGTTCGTCGTAGACCTCTCCGAGTAGGCGCACGGGTTCGCCTGCGCCGAAGGTTTCCCGTTCAGGCCAGACGCGCACCAGGCGGTCTTCAACGGGGGCTGTAAGCCACTCAATTGTGTTCAGGAGCAGCTCTTCCCAGAGGGTATGGAGGGGAGAAAGGTTTTCGGGCAGGTTACTCCAGCGCCAGGTGCCGCTGCCCAGCCACAGCGCAGCTCGTCGGCCGCTGCGTTCTTGGACAAGAAACAGCGGTTGCTCCTGGCCTTCAGGGGTTTGGCCAATGGCAAGTAATCGGGTATCGGGTTTAGGTTGCCAGGTAGCCCGAAGGGTTTGGAGTGGGGGGAGCTGATTTTGGCGTGCGAGCAGTACGTCAGGGAGTGTAAAGATAGGATGGTTTTGGGCTTCGCCGCGGAGTTTAAAGGTGATTTCCGTAAGACCAGGTACGGTTTGGGTAGGTTGTGCTGGTAACAGGTCCGCCCAGGCTTCCAAGCGCGACAGGTCGGTTTGGGGGCTTAGAAGTAGCAAGAAGGGGCGTTGCTCTATGGCCTGACGCAAGCGTGTTATGTGGCGGAGATCGGCGTTGCGTCCGGGGTAGCCAGCGAACAAGAGGAGGTCAAAGCGTTCTAGCGTATCCGGGAGAGGGCCACCGTAGAAACGTTGTCCATCGCGTTGAATACGGGTTGTGATGTTCAGGTCGGCATTGCCCCCAAGGATACGCTGCAGATTGGCCAGATCAGGTTCAGGGGCTGCAGCTAGAAGCAGGATTTGGCGTTTTCGGTCAAGGACGCGGATGAGCATACTATAGCTGTTATTGCGACTTGTAAACTCTCCTTCAAGTGCCTCGACGTGTACTTCAATGCGATGCCAGCCTGGGGTTTCTGGTGTATACTCAAAAGAAACCGAAGCCTGCTCTTGGGGTAGCGTCAGTGTGTGTTGGTGCTGGGCGACAAAGCGGCCGTTGGCTTGTAGCGTTATGGTAAGCGTAGTGCCTGCAAACCCATTGCTTTGGAGATAGGCGGTTATGGGTAAGGGCGTGTGTATATAGGTTAGCGTATTGGTTTCGACGCGATCGATGCGTACATCTCGGGGACGGGTGGTATCGCCGATGGCTATGGTGAAGATCGGTATGCTTTGTTGTGTAGCCCAATGGAGTGGAGAGGGACCTTCGTTGTACTGGCCATCGGTGAGTAAGATGATGGCGTTGAGTCGGGGATGGCGTTGAAATACCTCTTGAAGTGCTTGGGTGATGTTAGTGCGGGGCTGCTGAAAATCGAGCGAATCGGCAAGGTGTTCTGGATTGGCTGGCTTAAGGGTGCTGCCAAAGTAATAAAGATGGGTTTGGGCCTCTTTTAAAGCGGTCCAGGGAAACTGTCTTTGAAGGGTTTGAGCGATGGTGCTATCGCGGGCAGCAAGGGGGATGCTAGCGCTGTTGTCAAACAATATAGCCAGTGCAGGGGGTGTTTGTTGACGTTTTTGAAGTGGCCAGACTGGGTCGGTCAGCAAAGCAATAAGTAAGAGTAGGGTAGTAGCACGCAGCGTGGTGAGCAAGCGCTGTTGGTTGCGGGTAAGGCCTGGGGTTTGGCGATAGCTCCAGATGGCCCAGGCCAAAGCTGCTAGTCCTAATAGGACCAGCCACAAAGGGGTTAAGGTTGATAGCATAATTTCTGTTATTGCAACACAAAAAAACCAGGAAGCAAAGAAGCCGCAGAAAGCATCTCAGGCACCAATTGTCGGTCCTGCCATATCTGTAATTCGGGACTGTGCTCTACAAGAACCTGCCGACAAGCTCCACAGGGTGTAGTACGTGCAACATCCCGCACGCAGGAAAGGTAGAGCGCACGCCATTGATCAGAGTTATACCCATAGCTTAAAGCCGTACCAATAGCATTTCGTTCAGCACATAGCGTGCGTGTCCAATCTGGATGCTCTACATTAACCCCTGGAATACACCAACCTGCCTCAAGCTGCAATAGACAACCCACAGGGAACAAAGACACTGGCGCGTGGGCACGTGCAGCTACCTGGCGTGCCTCTTGAATGCCTGCGGTAGCATCGCTAATCTGCTTCGCCCAAAACGGCGAAAGTTCACCTTGAGGCGTCGGCAGCTTGGAACAGGAGGTGGCCATCAAAAACTGGTCGTTTTCCATGCTA contains:
- a CDS encoding vWA domain-containing protein, which translates into the protein MWLVLLGLAALAWAIWSYRQTPGLTRNQQRLLTTLRATTLLLLIALLTDPVWPLQKRQQTPPALAILFDNSASIPLAARDSTIAQTLQRQFPWTALKEAQTHLYYFGSTLKPANPEHLADSLDFQQPRTNITQALQEVFQRHPRLNAIILLTDGQYNEGPSPLHWATQQSIPIFTIAIGDTTRPRDVRIDRVETNTLTYIHTPLPITAYLQSNGFAGTTLTITLQANGRFVAQHQHTLTLPQEQASVSFEYTPETPGWHRIEVHVEALEGEFTSRNNSYSMLIRVLDRKRQILLLAAAPEPDLANLQRILGGNADLNITTRIQRDGQRFYGGPLPDTLERFDLLLFAGYPGRNADLRHITRLRQAIEQRPFLLLLSPQTDLSRLEAWADLLPAQPTQTVPGLTEITFKLRGEAQNHPIFTLPDVLLARQNQLPPLQTLRATWQPKPDTRLLAIGQTPEGQEQPLFLVQERSGRRAALWLGSGTWRWSNLPENLSPLHTLWEELLLNTIEWLTAPVEDRLVRVWPERETFGAGEPVRLLGEVYDERLLPVSDAELHVTVWDADSTRYPFRMEAVGNGRYRLETLTLPEGLYFYQAIATRTDRELGRDQGHFSIGLSTVEFQTPWADHNLLRQLARRTGGQMLTLQTLPTLAEQLHAAGLLQPTETIQLADWRPRTQWPFLAVLILLLTAEWVLRKRFGVV
- a CDS encoding cytidine deaminase, with protein sequence MVSTLKAQLSRYLKRAYVPYSHHPEAALVLLSDGYWIPGVRVENASFSLTIPALQNALTTAVALGRRDVVAVLLSEPLDLSMQALLEGFQDGLFSSRFSMENDQFLMATSCSKLPTPQGELSPFWAKQISDATAGIQEARQVAARAHAPVSLFPVGCLLQLEAGWCIPGVNVEHPDWTRTLCAERNAIGTALSYGYNSDQWRALYLSCVRDVARTTPCGACRQVLVEHSPELQIWQDRQLVPEMLSAASLLPGFFVLQ